Proteins found in one Herbiconiux sp. A18JL235 genomic segment:
- a CDS encoding ABC transporter substrate-binding protein, whose amino-acid sequence MRPLRRSLAGIALVAASGLALTACSGTTSATTETPAADGSSSTVDTLFGEIAVPAPSDDLKVVALGWSDAEMALALGVTPVGVYSWQGFTAGEKGVGPWATELFGDVTPELIESTGDSVNFEQIQALDPDLILNTRSAGDEKEFQRLSEIAPTVYAPQGTAAFATAWDAQLEQVGAALGKSDEAAALVDETNAAIDEAAAAHPEFAGLTTVAGTKFGDAYGAYLAGDGRFDLLAQLGFVQNPAVLELEPAGFFANVSAEQISSLDAQVAVLLPIGFTAAETTADPLIQTLPVVKDGRAVVLDPNDELTMAYSAASVLSIPVVLEGLVPQLADAAAKVPAN is encoded by the coding sequence ATGCGCCCCCTTCGCCGCTCGCTCGCCGGCATCGCCCTCGTCGCCGCCTCCGGTCTCGCACTCACCGCATGCTCGGGCACCACCTCCGCCACCACCGAGACGCCAGCCGCCGACGGCTCGTCGAGCACCGTCGACACGCTGTTCGGCGAGATCGCCGTCCCCGCCCCGAGCGACGACCTGAAGGTCGTCGCCCTCGGCTGGTCCGACGCCGAGATGGCACTGGCGCTCGGCGTCACCCCCGTCGGCGTCTACTCGTGGCAGGGCTTCACCGCCGGCGAGAAGGGTGTCGGCCCCTGGGCGACCGAGCTCTTCGGCGACGTCACCCCCGAGCTCATCGAGAGCACGGGCGACAGCGTGAACTTCGAGCAGATCCAGGCGCTCGACCCCGACCTCATCCTCAACACCCGCTCGGCCGGCGACGAGAAGGAGTTCCAGCGTCTCTCCGAGATCGCGCCGACGGTCTACGCCCCCCAGGGAACCGCGGCGTTCGCCACCGCGTGGGATGCGCAGCTCGAGCAGGTGGGCGCCGCCCTCGGCAAGAGCGACGAGGCGGCAGCCCTGGTCGACGAGACCAACGCGGCGATCGACGAGGCGGCTGCCGCGCATCCGGAGTTCGCCGGACTCACCACGGTGGCGGGCACGAAGTTCGGCGACGCCTACGGGGCCTACCTCGCCGGCGACGGCCGCTTCGACCTGCTCGCCCAGCTCGGCTTCGTGCAGAACCCCGCCGTGCTCGAGCTCGAGCCCGCCGGGTTCTTCGCCAACGTCTCGGCCGAGCAGATCTCCTCCCTCGACGCCCAGGTCGCCGTGCTGCTGCCGATCGGATTCACCGCGGCCGAGACCACGGCCGACCCGCTCATCCAGACCCTTCCCGTGGTGAAGGACGGTCGCGCCGTCGTGCTCGACCCGAACGACGAACTCACCATGGCCTACAGCGCCGCCTCGGTGCTGAGCATCCCCGTGGTGCTCGAGGGCCTGGTGCCCCAGCTCGCCGACGCCGCCGCCAAGGTGCCCGCGAACTAG
- a CDS encoding ABC transporter ATP-binding protein — translation MTVSSRLEATSLRVGYDQRTIIPELDVAVPDGSFTVIVGPNACGKSTLLRSLARLLKPSAGRVLLDGGDIARLPSKEVAKRVGLLPQTSIAPEGISVIDLVSRGRYPHQTILKRWSQSDEDAVARAMEATNVTELSGRTVDELSGGQRQRVWVAMALAQETPLLLLDEPTTYLDITHQVELLELFTRLNRSGDRTLVAVLHDLNQAARYATHLIAMRDGAIVAEGAPGEIVTAELVEEVFGLRCRIIDDPESHTPLVVPLVGAH, via the coding sequence GTGACCGTGTCTTCTCGTCTCGAGGCGACCTCCCTCCGCGTCGGCTACGACCAGCGCACCATCATCCCCGAACTCGACGTCGCCGTTCCCGACGGGTCGTTCACCGTCATCGTGGGCCCGAACGCCTGCGGCAAGTCGACGCTTCTGCGCTCGCTCGCGAGGCTGCTGAAACCGAGTGCCGGCCGGGTGCTGCTCGACGGGGGCGACATCGCGAGGCTGCCTTCGAAGGAGGTCGCGAAGCGGGTCGGTCTGCTGCCGCAGACCTCGATCGCACCGGAGGGCATCTCGGTGATCGACCTCGTCTCCCGCGGGCGCTACCCGCACCAGACCATCCTGAAGCGCTGGTCGCAGAGCGACGAGGATGCGGTGGCCAGGGCGATGGAGGCCACCAACGTCACCGAGCTCTCGGGCCGCACCGTCGACGAGCTCTCCGGCGGTCAGCGGCAGCGTGTGTGGGTGGCCATGGCCCTGGCCCAGGAGACCCCGCTGCTGCTGCTCGACGAGCCGACGACCTACCTCGACATCACCCACCAGGTGGAGCTGCTCGAGCTGTTCACCCGGCTCAACCGCTCGGGTGATCGCACCTTGGTCGCCGTGCTCCACGACCTCAATCAGGCGGCTCGTTACGCCACGCATCTCATCGCCATGCGCGACGGGGCGATCGTCGCGGAGGGCGCGCCCGGTGAGATCGTGACCGCCGAGCTCGTCGAGGAGGTGTTCGGGTTGCGCTGCCGCATCATCGACGACCCGGAGTCGCACACGCCGCTCGTGGTGCCGCTGGTCGGGGCGCACTGA
- a CDS encoding MmcQ/YjbR family DNA-binding protein, producing MTESFGREQVLELCAGLPATTDERPFGPETAVAKVVGKVFAIVPLDAPVGSETVTLKVAPPHGEALVRDHAWVRPGYHMNKRHWVTVALNGDEVDHQLVIDLVINSYDLVVAGLPRAQRP from the coding sequence ATGACCGAGAGCTTCGGACGCGAGCAGGTCCTCGAGCTGTGCGCCGGCCTTCCCGCCACCACCGACGAGCGCCCGTTCGGGCCCGAGACCGCCGTGGCGAAGGTGGTGGGCAAGGTGTTCGCCATCGTCCCGCTCGACGCCCCGGTGGGCTCCGAGACCGTGACGCTCAAGGTCGCGCCGCCGCACGGTGAGGCGCTCGTGCGCGACCACGCCTGGGTGCGCCCCGGCTACCACATGAACAAGCGGCACTGGGTGACCGTCGCCCTGAACGGCGACGAGGTCGACCACCAGCTGGTGATCGACCTCGTCATCAATTCCTACGACCTCGTCGTGGCCGGGTTGCCGCGCGCGCAGCGACCGTGA